A window of the Bradyrhizobium diazoefficiens genome harbors these coding sequences:
- a CDS encoding MFS transporter translates to MRESNPTWISDWRPEDEAFWNAGGKAVARRNLIWSIVAEHIGFSVWLIWSIVATKLPQAGFHYSTDELFQLVAVPGLIGALMRFPYTFAVTTFGGRNWTIFSAAVLFIPTLALAYFVGQPETPFWLMLVIASTAGLGGGNFASSMTNISFFFPDRMKGWALGLNAAGGNIGVSSVQLLTPILMTLAVINLFQAAPVGGVYLQNAGLMWVLPIAIAVLGGVFFMNNLTSAKSSIKNQLAIVKRKHTWIMAIIYIGTFGSFIGYSAAFPLLIKTQFPTVTISIAFLGPLVGSLSRPFGGWLADKVGGSIITFWNFIAMAAATIGVLYFVGEKDFTGFLSMFLILFLTTGIGNGSTYRMIPSIFREENLFKVRGKGDAARALAMKTASIESGAAVGFIGAIGAVGGYLIPSSFGKSIAMTGGPQVALAIFLAFYAVCLGLTWWFYLRRSPQAEGAPSLAEARV, encoded by the coding sequence ATGAGGGAAAGCAATCCGACGTGGATTTCTGACTGGCGCCCCGAAGATGAGGCGTTCTGGAATGCGGGCGGCAAAGCCGTCGCCCGGCGCAATCTGATCTGGTCGATCGTCGCCGAGCATATCGGCTTCTCCGTCTGGCTGATCTGGAGCATCGTCGCGACCAAGCTGCCGCAGGCGGGCTTCCACTATTCGACCGACGAGCTGTTCCAGCTCGTAGCGGTGCCGGGCCTGATCGGCGCCTTGATGCGCTTTCCCTATACGTTCGCCGTCACCACGTTCGGCGGCCGCAACTGGACCATCTTCAGCGCGGCCGTGTTGTTCATCCCGACGCTGGCGCTCGCGTATTTCGTCGGTCAGCCCGAGACACCGTTCTGGCTGATGCTGGTGATCGCTTCGACCGCCGGTCTCGGCGGCGGCAATTTCGCCTCTAGCATGACCAACATTTCTTTCTTCTTCCCCGATCGCATGAAGGGTTGGGCTCTCGGCCTGAACGCAGCCGGTGGCAATATCGGGGTCTCCAGCGTGCAGCTGCTGACGCCGATCCTGATGACGCTCGCCGTCATCAACCTGTTCCAGGCCGCGCCGGTCGGCGGCGTCTACCTCCAGAACGCCGGCTTGATGTGGGTGCTGCCGATCGCGATCGCGGTGCTCGGCGGGGTGTTCTTCATGAACAACCTGACCTCGGCCAAATCGTCGATCAAGAACCAGCTCGCCATCGTCAAGCGCAAGCACACCTGGATCATGGCCATCATCTACATCGGAACGTTCGGCTCCTTCATCGGCTACTCCGCCGCGTTTCCGCTGCTGATCAAGACCCAGTTTCCGACGGTGACGATCTCGATCGCGTTCCTCGGCCCGCTAGTCGGCTCGTTGTCGCGTCCGTTCGGTGGCTGGCTCGCCGACAAGGTCGGCGGCTCCATCATCACCTTCTGGAATTTCATCGCGATGGCGGCGGCCACGATCGGCGTGCTTTACTTCGTCGGGGAGAAGGACTTCACCGGCTTCCTGTCGATGTTCCTGATCCTGTTCCTGACCACGGGCATCGGCAACGGCTCGACCTACCGCATGATCCCCTCGATCTTCCGCGAGGAAAACCTGTTCAAGGTGCGCGGCAAGGGCGATGCGGCGCGTGCGCTCGCGATGAAGACCGCGAGCATCGAGAGCGGTGCGGCTGTCGGCTTCATCGGCGCCATCGGTGCCGTCGGCGGCTATCTGATCCCGAGCAGCTTCGGCAAGTCGATCGCGATGACGGGCGGACCGCAGGTCGCGCTCGCGATCTTCCTCGCCTTCTACGCCGTCTGCCTCGGACTGACCTGGTGGTTCTACCTGCGTCGCAGCCCGCAGGCTGAAGGCGCGCCAAGCCTCGCCGAAGCGCGCGTGTGA
- a CDS encoding NAD(P)/FAD-dependent oxidoreductase: MSEPLVIVGNGMAAARLVDELAKTALGRYAVAVIGEEPRLAYNRVLLSSVLAGETGSHEIELRPADWWRHRGVTVRYGYRVTEIDTGRRELKIAGEESMEYSKLVLAVGSTPLRLNVPGADLAGVHTFRDTRDVDLLLTLAAAKKRVIVVGGGLLGLEAAYGLAKAGAPVTLLHLMDRLMERQLDGPAADLLKTLVERKGIRILLNASTARIHGERYVEAVELADGSRIEADAVIFAAGIRPNIALAKEAGIAVNRGIVVNDVMQTASSDIYALGECAEHRGTCYGLVEPAYEQARVLARHLGGRPAAYQGSVVSTNLKVSGVSVFSAGDFMGGEGSESLLLTDRRRGTYKKLVIADGCLTGAVLIGDTADALWYLELIRTRERIAGIRADMMFGRALALPSRAA, encoded by the coding sequence GTGAGTGAACCGCTCGTCATCGTCGGTAACGGTATGGCGGCCGCGCGTCTAGTCGACGAGCTCGCCAAGACCGCGCTCGGCCGCTATGCGGTCGCTGTGATCGGCGAAGAGCCGCGGCTCGCTTACAATCGTGTGCTGCTCTCCTCCGTGCTGGCCGGCGAGACCGGCTCGCACGAGATCGAGCTCCGCCCGGCGGACTGGTGGCGCCATCGCGGCGTCACGGTGCGCTACGGCTATCGCGTCACCGAGATCGACACCGGCCGCCGCGAGCTCAAGATCGCCGGCGAAGAGAGCATGGAATATTCCAAGCTCGTGCTCGCCGTCGGCTCGACGCCGCTGCGGCTTAACGTGCCTGGCGCTGACCTTGCCGGTGTGCACACCTTTCGCGACACCCGCGATGTCGACCTGCTGCTGACGCTGGCGGCTGCAAAGAAGCGCGTCATCGTGGTTGGCGGCGGCTTGCTCGGGCTTGAAGCGGCCTACGGCCTGGCGAAAGCCGGCGCGCCGGTGACGCTTCTCCATCTGATGGACCGGCTGATGGAGCGCCAGCTCGATGGGCCGGCCGCCGATCTGCTCAAGACGCTGGTCGAGCGCAAGGGTATCCGCATCCTGCTCAATGCCTCGACCGCCCGCATCCATGGCGAGCGCTACGTCGAAGCCGTCGAGCTTGCCGACGGCAGCCGCATCGAGGCCGACGCCGTGATTTTTGCTGCCGGCATCAGGCCCAACATTGCGCTCGCCAAGGAGGCCGGCATCGCGGTCAACCGTGGCATCGTCGTCAACGACGTGATGCAGACCGCGTCGTCCGACATCTACGCGCTCGGCGAATGCGCCGAGCATCGCGGCACCTGCTACGGTCTGGTCGAGCCGGCTTATGAGCAGGCGCGGGTGCTGGCGCGGCATCTCGGTGGCCGTCCCGCCGCCTATCAGGGCAGCGTGGTCTCGACCAATCTGAAAGTGTCCGGTGTCAGCGTGTTCTCCGCCGGCGACTTCATGGGCGGGGAGGGCAGCGAGAGCCTCCTGCTGACCGACCGCAGGCGCGGCACCTACAAGAAGCTTGTGATCGCCGACGGATGCCTCACCGGCGCCGTGCTGATCGGCGATACTGCGGACGCGCTCTGGTATCTCGAGCTGATCCGTACCCGCGAGAGGATCGCCGGGATCCGCGCCGACATGATGTTCGGCCGCGCGCTCGCGCTTCCGTCCAGGGCGGCGTGA
- a CDS encoding serine hydrolase domain-containing protein yields the protein MLAATPAPPESVGMSKAALDRIDAHLKNRYIEAGRFPGTHLLVYRRGKIAHSTVQGLADVERKAPVKDDTIYRIYSMTKPLTSVAFMMLVEEGLVAIDEPVAKYIPEWKNLGVFVAGTSPAFLTRPPARPMLIVDLLRHTSGLTYGFQQRSNVDSAYRAEKIGEVEKAGTLQTMIESLAKIPLEFSPGEAWNYSVATDVLGYLIGNISGMPFEQFLKARILDPLGMTDTDFHVPASKAHRFAACYNADPSGGFTFHAGQRREGLTLQDDPTKSSFLSPPSFISGGGGLCSTMADYLTFCRALLNGGELGGVRLIGPKTLALMTSNHIPGGQSLPEVSRSLFSEAAYNGIGFGLGFAVTMRPAETLIAGSPGEYNWGGAATTSFFIDPAEELITIFMTQVLPSSAYPIRRELRSMVYAAITESNL from the coding sequence ATGCTCGCCGCTACCCCCGCCCCGCCCGAATCCGTGGGCATGTCCAAGGCCGCGCTCGACCGCATCGATGCCCATCTGAAGAACCGGTACATCGAGGCCGGCCGCTTCCCGGGCACGCATCTCCTAGTCTACCGACGCGGCAAGATCGCCCATAGCACCGTCCAGGGCTTGGCCGACGTCGAGCGCAAGGCACCGGTCAAGGACGACACCATCTACCGCATCTATTCCATGACCAAGCCGCTCACCAGCGTCGCCTTCATGATGCTGGTCGAGGAAGGCCTGGTCGCGATCGACGAGCCCGTCGCCAAATACATTCCGGAATGGAAGAATCTCGGCGTGTTCGTCGCCGGCACCTCGCCGGCCTTCCTGACCCGGCCGCCGGCCCGGCCGATGCTGATCGTCGACCTGCTGCGTCACACGTCGGGGCTCACTTACGGCTTCCAGCAGCGCTCCAATGTCGATTCCGCCTACCGCGCCGAGAAGATCGGCGAGGTCGAGAAAGCAGGTACGCTGCAGACCATGATCGAGAGCCTTGCCAAAATCCCGCTCGAGTTCTCGCCGGGCGAAGCCTGGAATTACTCGGTCGCGACCGACGTGCTCGGCTATCTCATCGGCAATATCTCCGGGATGCCGTTCGAGCAATTCCTTAAGGCACGCATTCTCGACCCGCTCGGGATGACCGACACCGATTTCCACGTGCCGGCCTCGAAGGCGCACCGCTTCGCCGCCTGCTACAACGCCGATCCCAGTGGTGGATTCACCTTCCATGCCGGCCAGCGCCGCGAAGGCCTGACACTCCAGGACGACCCGACCAAGAGTTCGTTCCTGTCGCCGCCCTCCTTCATCTCCGGCGGCGGCGGGCTGTGCTCGACGATGGCGGATTATCTCACCTTCTGCCGAGCACTCCTCAACGGCGGCGAGCTCGGCGGCGTCCGCTTGATCGGGCCGAAGACTCTGGCGCTGATGACGAGCAACCACATTCCGGGCGGACAATCGCTGCCGGAAGTGTCGCGCTCGCTGTTCTCCGAAGCGGCCTATAACGGCATCGGGTTCGGTCTTGGCTTCGCCGTAACGATGCGCCCGGCGGAGACGCTGATCGCCGGCAGCCCCGGCGAATATAATTGGGGCGGCGCAGCCACGACCTCGTTCTTCATCGATCCCGCCGAGGAACTGATCACGATCTTCATGACGCAGGTGCTGCCGTCGAGCGCCTATCCGATCCGGCGCGAGTTGCGCAGCATGGTCTACGCCGCGATCACCGAGAGCAATCTCTGA
- a CDS encoding globin family protein, whose protein sequence is MTPQQIALVQQSFSKVAPISEAAAVLFYDRLFEVAPSVRAMFPEDMTEQRKKLMGMLAAVVSGLSKLETILPAASALAKRHVAYGAKAEHYPVVGATLLWTLEKGLGEAWTPELATAWTDAYGVLSGYMISEAYGPQAQAAE, encoded by the coding sequence ATGACGCCCCAGCAGATCGCCCTCGTGCAGCAGAGCTTTTCCAAGGTCGCACCGATTTCAGAAGCAGCCGCCGTGCTGTTCTACGATCGCTTGTTCGAGGTTGCGCCGTCCGTGCGCGCGATGTTTCCCGAGGACATGACCGAGCAGCGCAAGAAGCTGATGGGCATGCTCGCCGCTGTCGTCAGCGGCCTGTCGAAGCTCGAGACGATTCTTCCCGCGGCATCCGCGCTCGCCAAGCGCCACGTCGCCTACGGCGCCAAGGCCGAGCACTATCCCGTGGTCGGCGCGACCTTGCTGTGGACCTTGGAGAAGGGTCTTGGCGAGGCCTGGACGCCCGAACTCGCAACCGCCTGGACCGACGCCTACGGCGTGCTGTCCGGCTACATGATTTCCGAGGCCTACGGCCCACAGGCGCAGGCCGCCGAATAG
- a CDS encoding DUF1236 domain-containing protein, translating to MKRLFLLSAAALMISTGAFAQSTVVTTTGTGHAATVQIEPEYRTRIKSYVTEHHLRPVMTKEKIIVGAKVPSDIELEAVPADWGPSLTQYRYVYSGDRVMLVDPGTRTVVQEVD from the coding sequence ATGAAAAGGTTATTTCTGCTTTCCGCGGCAGCGCTGATGATCTCGACGGGCGCGTTCGCGCAATCCACCGTGGTGACCACGACTGGAACCGGTCACGCTGCGACGGTTCAAATCGAGCCGGAATACCGGACGCGGATCAAATCCTACGTCACCGAGCATCACCTGCGGCCGGTCATGACAAAGGAGAAAATCATCGTCGGCGCGAAGGTTCCGAGCGATATCGAACTGGAGGCGGTCCCGGCCGATTGGGGTCCGTCGCTTACGCAATATCGCTACGTCTACTCCGGCGATCGCGTCATGCTTGTCGATCCGGGCACCCGCACGGTCGTGCAGGAAGTTGATTGA
- a CDS encoding formate/nitrite transporter family protein: MSYLAPSEFVTKMVDAGESKIFMSTRDTVIRAYMAGAILALAAWFAVTINVNTGQPIIGALLFPVGFSMLYLLGFDLLTGVFVLAPLALLDKRPGVTLGGVLRNWGLVFIGNFAGALTVAFMMAFVTTFGFTQDPDKVGAAIGNIGEGRTLGYAAHGAAGMATLFIRGMLCNWMVSTGVVGAMISTTVPGKVIAMWMPILVFFYMVFEHSVVNMFLFPSGLMLHAKFSIMDYFIWNEIPTVLGNLVGGLAFTGLTLYTTHVLTKPKRQPASTNSTRAAA, encoded by the coding sequence ATGTCGTATCTCGCGCCTTCGGAATTCGTCACCAAGATGGTGGACGCAGGCGAATCCAAGATCTTCATGTCTACCCGGGATACGGTCATCCGCGCCTATATGGCCGGCGCCATCCTGGCGCTCGCGGCCTGGTTCGCCGTCACCATCAACGTCAACACCGGCCAGCCGATCATCGGCGCGCTGCTGTTTCCGGTCGGCTTCTCCATGCTCTATCTGCTGGGCTTCGACCTTCTGACCGGCGTCTTCGTCCTCGCCCCGCTCGCCTTGCTCGACAAACGCCCCGGCGTCACGCTCGGCGGGGTCTTGCGGAATTGGGGCCTCGTCTTCATCGGCAATTTCGCCGGCGCCCTCACCGTGGCCTTCATGATGGCGTTCGTGACGACGTTCGGCTTCACGCAGGACCCCGACAAGGTCGGCGCGGCCATCGGCAACATCGGTGAAGGCCGGACGCTCGGCTACGCGGCGCACGGTGCCGCCGGCATGGCGACGCTGTTCATCCGCGGCATGCTCTGCAACTGGATGGTCTCGACCGGCGTCGTCGGCGCCATGATCTCAACGACCGTGCCGGGCAAGGTGATCGCGATGTGGATGCCGATCCTGGTGTTCTTCTACATGGTATTCGAGCATTCCGTGGTGAACATGTTCCTGTTCCCCTCGGGCCTGATGCTCCACGCCAAATTCTCGATCATGGATTACTTCATCTGGAACGAGATCCCGACCGTGCTGGGCAATCTCGTCGGCGGCCTCGCCTTCACTGGCCTCACGCTCTACACGACCCATGTGCTGACGAAGCCGAAGCGCCAGCCGGCATCGACCAACTCGACCCGCGCCGCGGCTTGA
- a CDS encoding nitrate reductase: MTAIDPNLRTTKTTCPYCGVGCGVLATPDGAGGAAIAGDPDHPANFGRLCSKGSALGETVGLESRLLYPMIRCKGVLERVAWSDALDHVAHRMQHIVARDGADTVAFYLSGQLLTEDYYVANKLMKGFVGTANVDTNSRLCMSSSVAGHRRAFGADTVPGCYEDLDQADLLVFVGSNAAWCHPVLFQRMLKNRQERGARMIVIDPRRTDTASDVDLFLGLKPGTDTALFSGLFVHLADNGALDQEYIAQNTSGFDDALARARNIAGSVTATALASGLSEQDVATFFKMFRDTERVVTLYSQGVNQSAQGTDKVNAILNCHLATGRIGKLGASPFSLTGQPNAMGGREVGGLANMLAAHMGFTPPDIDRVRRFWKAPRTATHEGLKAVQLFEAINRGEVKALWVMGTNPAVSLPDADFVREALKKLELFVVSENVLSNDTVEAGAHVLLPALAWGEKSGTVTNSERRISRQRSFLPAPGEARPDWWILSETAKRLGFGDSFNYKSAAEIFREHAALSTFENNGSRDFDIGALTSLSDEAFDALKPVQWPAREGEAPGERFFANGGFFTNDGKGRFVAPEVPALRSETGPSRPLRLNTGRIRDQWHTMTRTGLSKRLGAHLPEPFVEIHPDDANKYGIVHDGYARITTDYGQCILKAVVSERQQRGALFAPIHWSAMNASHGRVGALVAPFTDPFSGQPESKATPAAIAPYEYVFRGFALSRKQLDLPQNLLWTRATVAGGFGYLFADNADLSRWPAWLGGLAGEDVADYRDFGGGVYRAASFTGDRIETCLFVGPAHDAGDWEVVKSVFAADRVTDDQRRMLLSGRSSEGAAATGPIVCACFGVGRATICDTIASGARTAAEIGAKLKAGTNCGSCIPELKRLIATTEAVPAKQAKIAGAAG, encoded by the coding sequence ATGACGGCGATCGACCCTAACCTCCGCACGACCAAGACGACCTGTCCCTATTGCGGCGTCGGCTGCGGCGTGCTCGCAACGCCCGACGGCGCAGGCGGCGCTGCGATCGCGGGTGATCCCGATCATCCTGCCAATTTCGGCCGGCTGTGCTCGAAAGGCTCTGCGCTCGGCGAGACCGTCGGGCTCGAGAGCAGGCTGCTGTATCCGATGATCCGCTGCAAGGGCGTGCTGGAGCGTGTCGCGTGGAGCGATGCGCTCGACCATGTTGCGCATCGCATGCAGCACATTGTCGCGCGCGACGGTGCCGACACGGTCGCATTCTATCTTTCGGGGCAGCTGCTCACCGAGGACTATTACGTCGCCAACAAGCTGATGAAGGGCTTTGTCGGCACGGCGAACGTCGACACCAATTCGCGGCTCTGCATGTCGTCCTCGGTCGCCGGCCACCGCCGTGCCTTCGGCGCCGACACCGTGCCCGGCTGCTACGAGGATCTCGACCAGGCCGATCTGCTCGTCTTCGTCGGCTCGAACGCGGCCTGGTGCCACCCGGTGCTGTTCCAGCGCATGCTGAAAAACCGGCAGGAGCGCGGCGCCCGCATGATCGTGATCGATCCGCGCCGCACCGATACCGCGAGCGATGTCGATCTGTTCCTCGGCCTCAAGCCCGGCACCGATACCGCGCTGTTCTCCGGCCTGTTCGTCCATCTCGCCGACAACGGAGCATTGGATCAGGAGTATATCGCTCAGAACACGTCGGGCTTCGACGATGCGCTGGCGCGCGCGCGCAACATCGCCGGCAGCGTCACCGCGACCGCGCTGGCGTCCGGCCTCTCCGAGCAGGACGTCGCCACCTTCTTCAAGATGTTCCGCGACACCGAGCGTGTCGTCACGCTCTATTCGCAGGGCGTGAACCAGTCGGCGCAGGGCACCGACAAGGTCAATGCGATCCTCAACTGCCACCTCGCCACGGGCCGTATCGGCAAGCTCGGCGCCTCGCCGTTCTCGCTGACGGGCCAGCCCAATGCGATGGGCGGCCGCGAGGTCGGCGGCCTCGCCAATATGCTCGCCGCCCATATGGGTTTCACGCCGCCCGACATCGACCGCGTGCGGCGGTTCTGGAAGGCGCCGCGCACTGCGACCCATGAGGGGTTGAAAGCGGTGCAGCTGTTCGAGGCGATCAATCGCGGCGAGGTCAAGGCGCTGTGGGTGATGGGCACCAACCCCGCGGTGTCGCTGCCCGATGCGGACTTCGTGCGCGAGGCGCTGAAGAAGCTCGAGCTGTTTGTGGTATCCGAGAACGTGCTCTCCAACGACACGGTCGAGGCCGGCGCGCACGTGCTGCTGCCGGCGCTGGCCTGGGGCGAGAAGTCGGGCACGGTGACCAATTCCGAGCGCCGCATCTCGCGCCAGCGTTCGTTCCTCCCCGCGCCCGGCGAGGCGCGCCCCGATTGGTGGATTCTCAGCGAGACCGCAAAACGCCTCGGCTTCGGCGACAGCTTCAATTACAAATCCGCCGCCGAAATATTCCGCGAGCATGCCGCGCTATCGACCTTCGAGAACAACGGCAGCCGCGATTTCGACATCGGCGCGCTGACGTCGCTATCCGACGAGGCCTTCGATGCCCTGAAGCCCGTGCAATGGCCCGCACGCGAAGGTGAGGCTCCGGGCGAGCGTTTCTTTGCGAACGGCGGCTTCTTCACCAATGACGGCAAAGGCCGCTTCGTTGCGCCGGAGGTACCGGCGCTGCGCAGCGAGACCGGACCGTCGCGTCCCCTGCGGCTCAATACCGGACGCATCCGCGACCAGTGGCACACCATGACGCGCACGGGGCTGAGCAAGCGGCTCGGCGCGCATCTGCCCGAGCCGTTCGTCGAGATCCATCCCGACGACGCCAACAAATACGGCATCGTCCATGATGGCTATGCCCGCATCACCACCGACTACGGCCAGTGCATTTTGAAGGCCGTCGTCAGCGAGCGGCAACAGCGCGGCGCGTTGTTCGCGCCGATCCACTGGAGCGCGATGAATGCCTCGCACGGCCGCGTCGGCGCGCTGGTCGCGCCGTTCACGGATCCGTTCTCCGGGCAGCCGGAGTCGAAGGCGACGCCGGCTGCGATCGCACCGTATGAATACGTCTTCCGTGGTTTTGCACTCTCGCGGAAGCAACTCGATCTCCCGCAAAACCTGCTGTGGACTCGCGCGACTGTCGCCGGCGGCTTCGGTTATCTCTTCGCCGACAACGCCGATCTGTCGCGCTGGCCGGCCTGGCTCGGCGGCCTTGCCGGCGAAGACGTCGCCGATTATCGCGATTTCGGCGGTGGCGTTTATCGCGCGGCCTCGTTCACGGGCGATCGCATCGAGACCTGTCTGTTCGTCGGCCCCGCGCATGATGCTGGCGACTGGGAGGTGGTGAAGAGTGTGTTCGCGGCCGATCGCGTCACCGACGATCAGCGCCGCATGCTGCTGTCAGGCAGGTCCAGCGAAGGCGCCGCGGCGACCGGTCCGATCGTCTGCGCCTGCTTCGGCGTTGGCCGCGCCACCATCTGCGACACCATCGCGAGCGGCGCGCGCACCGCCGCCGAGATCGGCGCAAAACTCAAGGCCGGCACCAATTGCGGCTCCTGCATCCCCGAGCTGAAGCGCCTGATTGCAACGACCGAGGCGGTGCCGGCGAAGCAGGCGAAGATCGCGGGCGCGGCGGGGTAG
- a CDS encoding intradiol ring-cleavage dioxygenase yields the protein MTQFNETELTEAVVKSFDNTPNPRAKFLLQELVKSLHDYVSKTGLTFEEWEYAIDFLTRTGQKCTDTRQEFILLSDVLGVSMLVDAVNHRDRDGATQTTVLGPFYVGEHKVTAHGTDISPNNLTGERMFVQSRVTDLQGKPLANVPVDVWHADDDGFYDSQKANYDEVGASARARFITDSNGRFFFRTILPCSYPIPTDGPVGEMIVQTKRHPMRPAHVHFLVNAKGYEPLITHVFMDGDKYLDSDVVFGVKDDLVAKVEPRNDATMPDGAKANGQWHLMTYEFHLKPGGGTAPKPLGTKAAEPA from the coding sequence ATGACCCAGTTCAACGAGACCGAACTCACCGAAGCCGTCGTCAAAAGCTTCGACAATACGCCGAACCCCCGTGCGAAATTCCTGCTCCAGGAATTGGTGAAGTCGCTGCACGATTACGTGAGCAAGACCGGTCTCACCTTCGAGGAATGGGAATACGCCATCGATTTCCTGACCCGCACCGGCCAGAAATGCACCGACACCCGCCAGGAGTTCATCCTGCTGTCCGACGTGCTTGGGGTCTCCATGCTGGTCGACGCGGTCAACCACCGCGACCGCGATGGTGCGACCCAGACCACGGTGCTCGGCCCGTTCTATGTCGGCGAGCACAAGGTCACGGCCCACGGCACCGACATCTCGCCGAACAATCTCACGGGCGAGCGGATGTTCGTGCAGAGCCGTGTCACCGATCTCCAGGGCAAGCCGCTTGCGAATGTCCCCGTCGACGTCTGGCATGCCGACGATGACGGTTTCTACGATTCCCAGAAGGCGAACTATGACGAGGTCGGCGCCTCGGCGCGGGCGCGTTTTATCACGGACAGCAACGGCCGCTTCTTCTTCCGCACGATTTTGCCGTGCAGCTATCCGATCCCGACCGATGGGCCGGTCGGCGAGATGATCGTGCAGACCAAGCGCCACCCGATGCGCCCGGCGCATGTGCACTTCCTGGTCAATGCGAAGGGCTACGAGCCGCTGATCACCCACGTTTTCATGGACGGCGACAAATATCTCGATTCCGACGTGGTGTTCGGCGTCAAGGACGACCTCGTCGCCAAGGTCGAGCCGCGCAACGATGCGACGATGCCCGACGGCGCCAAGGCGAACGGGCAATGGCATCTGATGACCTACGAATTCCACCTCAAGCCTGGCGGCGGCACGGCGCCCAAGCCGCTCGGGACCAAGGCGGCTGAACCGGCCTGA
- a CDS encoding bifunctional protein-serine/threonine kinase/phosphatase — protein MGRGLRISIGQHSDKGRKPVNQDFHGALIPAEPLLSLKGIAVVLADGISSSAVSQVASESAVKSFLTDYYCTSESWTVKTSARRVLEATNSWLHAETRRSQYSYDRDKGYVCTFTAMVVKSTMAHIFHVGDCRIYRIAGKALEQLTEDHRVIVSSEQTYLGRALGINPQIEIDYQAFQIEQGDIFLLATDGAYEFVDHRFITSAIDAHAGDLDGAAKSIVEEAYRRGSDDNITVQILRIDEVPQTGSSDIFGGTTELPLPALPGPRALFDGYRIVREVHASSRSHIYLAVDAESEEMVALKIPSIDLRDDPAYLKRFLMEEWIARRIDSPHVLKPRWRSKRRNYLYVATEFIEGQTLRQWMLDNPRPDLETVRGIVDQIASGLRAFHRMEMLHQDLRPDNILIDKTGTAKIIDFGAVKVAGIVEAAPHPNDAEILGTVQYTAPEYFLGEGGSPRSDMFSLAVICYQMLTGDLPYGAQIARIRGRSDAWKLRYRPAGHDDRAVPVWIDGALRKALHPDPNKRHEDLSEFTYELRNPNPAYLSTRTTPLLERNPLLFWKLTTVVLACAVVTLLALLHAR, from the coding sequence ATGGGCCGCGGCTTGCGAATTTCGATCGGGCAGCACTCCGACAAGGGGCGCAAGCCGGTCAACCAGGACTTTCACGGCGCCCTCATCCCGGCGGAGCCGTTATTGAGCCTGAAGGGGATCGCCGTCGTGCTGGCCGACGGCATTTCGAGCAGCGCGGTAAGCCAGGTGGCGAGCGAGTCGGCGGTCAAGAGCTTCCTGACCGACTACTACTGCACCTCCGAATCCTGGACGGTGAAGACGTCGGCACGACGCGTTCTGGAAGCCACTAACTCGTGGCTGCATGCGGAAACGCGGCGCAGCCAATACTCTTATGATCGCGACAAGGGTTACGTCTGCACCTTTACCGCAATGGTCGTCAAGTCGACCATGGCCCACATCTTTCACGTCGGCGACTGCCGGATCTACCGCATCGCCGGCAAGGCGCTCGAACAGCTCACCGAAGACCATCGCGTCATCGTCTCGTCGGAGCAGACCTATCTCGGCCGCGCGCTCGGCATCAACCCGCAGATCGAGATCGACTACCAGGCGTTCCAGATCGAGCAAGGCGACATCTTCCTGCTCGCCACCGATGGCGCCTACGAGTTCGTCGATCATCGCTTCATCACGAGCGCGATCGATGCCCATGCCGGCGACCTCGACGGCGCCGCCAAATCCATCGTCGAGGAAGCCTATCGCCGCGGCAGCGACGACAACATCACGGTGCAGATCCTGCGCATCGACGAGGTGCCGCAGACCGGTTCATCCGACATCTTCGGCGGCACGACAGAACTGCCGCTGCCTGCGTTGCCGGGGCCGCGAGCGTTGTTCGACGGCTACCGTATCGTGCGCGAAGTACACGCCTCCAGCCGCAGCCACATCTATCTCGCCGTCGACGCTGAGAGCGAGGAGATGGTCGCCCTGAAGATCCCCTCGATCGATCTTCGCGACGATCCCGCTTATCTGAAGCGTTTCCTGATGGAGGAATGGATCGCGCGCCGGATCGACAGCCCGCACGTGCTGAAACCCCGTTGGCGGTCCAAGCGGCGCAACTACCTTTACGTCGCGACCGAGTTCATCGAGGGGCAGACGCTGCGGCAATGGATGCTGGACAATCCGCGCCCCGACCTCGAGACCGTGCGTGGCATCGTGGACCAGATCGCATCGGGCCTGCGCGCCTTCCATCGCATGGAGATGCTGCATCAGGATCTGAGACCCGACAACATCCTGATCGACAAGACCGGCACCGCGAAGATCATCGACTTCGGCGCGGTCAAGGTCGCCGGAATCGTCGAGGCCGCGCCACATCCGAACGACGCCGAGATCCTCGGCACGGTGCAGTACACCGCGCCGGAATACTTTCTCGGAGAAGGTGGTTCGCCGCGGTCGGACATGTTCTCGCTGGCCGTGATTTGCTACCAGATGCTGACGGGAGATCTGCCTTACGGCGCCCAAATCGCGCGCATCCGGGGACGATCGGACGCGTGGAAGCTCCGATATCGTCCGGCCGGCCACGATGACCGGGCGGTCCCTGTCTGGATCGACGGCGCGCTGCGCAAGGCGCTGCATCCTGATCCCAACAAGCGACACGAGGACCTGTCCGAATTCACCTACGAGCTTAGAAACCCGAATCCGGCCTATCTCAGCACGCGGACCACGCCGCTGCTGGAGCGCAATCCGCTTCTGTTCTGGAAGCTGACCACGGTGGTCCTGGCCTGCGCCGTTGTGACCCTGCTCGCCCTGCTGCATGCGCGCTAA